The genomic stretch ATCCCAAGGTAGGAAGAGTCTCTAATTTTCCTGGCCATAAAAATCACTGTAGCTTTTACACAGAGAGGTTCTAGAGTTGGGTTCATGAATATGCATTTTAACAAATACCTTGGATGTTTCTGATACAGCCCACAGACCACAGTATAAGCAAATTTGGTCAAGTGGCAAAGACACAAGGGACACAGAGACCTTTGGGTTGAGTTGGATGCAACAGCTTCCCATGTGACCTGGTGCAGAGGCAGGGACTGTAATTTTGTgattctgtttcttaaaagcaaggaaatagaTCCCAGAAAGATGCCAGGATATCTTCCCATAGTGTTATTGCCCAGAATTTAGTCATGTTTCCACCAATAAAGCAATCCCTTGCAAAGCAAAAGGAATTCTAGTtagaacaaattagaaaatcaagATATGCCCGCAAAGATGGAGGAGGGATACCTTCCCCCAAAAGAGTGAGTAACTGAACAAAATTGCAATTTGATTTgcagagaagaaatgaagaacagtTATTTGTGGGGGCAGGGGGCATCACCAGCAATATCTGTCAGAATTGTTGCATAGAGAAAGGGTTTAGAAGTCAGACTAAGCTAGATTAAAGATCTTTGTCTACTGTTTCCTACTTAAGTGACCAGCAGATTTCACAATTGCTCTCAACATTGAGTCATTCTTGTGGAAACTACAAACAATGAATATTACGGAGCTACTATGTAGACCAAACTACAACCCATATGTAGCAATTAACACAGTGAATAGTCTCTGATAAGAACCCTACAAATACTAGCTAAATATTCATGCTCATTCCGTTTATCCCACAGACCTTGAAGATATACAATGGATGCTAATTCACTGCATCCCAAACAGAGAACTTTATATCAAGTAGGGACAATGAAAAGCAGACGGGAGAAAGTAAATATAGGGCCCTCTTTGTTGACTTCATCTAGCACAGAATCTATAGGATGTAAtatatttctgctctttttttgtggggggggaaATGGAATCTACTCTgacacccagactgaagtgcagtggcacgatcttggctcactgcaacctctgcctcccgggttcaagcaattctcctgcctcagcctcctaagtagctggagttacgggctcttgccaccacacctggctaatttttgcatttttagtagagatggagtttcaccatgttggccaggccagtctccaactcctgatctcaagtgatccactctcctcaacctcctaaagtgctggggttacaggcatgagtcaccacgcccggcctatagcATGTAATATATGTCTACATATTACAAGTAATGGTTCAAAATCCTCTTCAGCTAACTCAATCCAAACCCTAAAACTTCAAATTAAGTATCAACTAAAAAATAGGTCAAGGGTCCTCACAGTGGGAGGGACAGGAGCTGGGAGACTGGGAGAGCATGGGGCCGAAAGAAGTTGCAGAGCTTGCCAGCATGTTTGCATTGAGTGATGGAGGCCACAGATGTGAACCTTCTGACTCTGAGTCTTGTGCCTTCCTCACGAAGCTGAAGCTGCCTATGCTCAATTTTCCATTGTCCATACACTCTCAGTTCAGTATTTCCGCTAGTGGACAGAGCCCTTTAATCCTCTTGGTAATCAGCTTGATAGGTGGCATGCATATTAATAATGATGGGAATATAGAGAACTATTGTTTCCCAAAGGAACTCCGAGAGAGTGCCAATTTTACGTTATAACCATTCACAAGGCTCACTGGGGCGGGTCTGCTGGTAGGAGGAGGAGCTATAGTGGAAGTTAATGAATAGTTGTATTGTAAGATGGTGTCACAGCTGAGAAATGGCCATTGCTGAAATGTTTCAGGTGTGGGAAGATGGAAACCAACTTCTCCATTCCTCTGAATGAAACTGAGGAGGTGCTCCCTGAGCCTGCTGGCCACACCGTTCTGTGGATCTTCTCATTGCTAGTCCACGGAGTCACCTTTGTCTTCGGGGTCCTGGGCAATGGGCTTGTGATCTGGGTGGCCGGATTCCGGATGACACGCACAGTCAACACCATCTGTTACCTGAACCTGGCCCTAGCTGACTTCTCTTTCAGTGCCATCCTACCATTCCGAATGGTCTCAGTCGCCATGAGAGAAAAATGGCCTTTTGGCTCATTCCTATGTAAGTTAGTTCATGTTATGATAGACATCAACCTGTTTGTCAGTGTCTACCTGATCACCATCATTGCTCTGGACCGCTGTATTTGTGtcctgcatccagcctgggcccAGAACCATCGCACCATGAGTCTGGCCAAGAGGGTGATGACGGGACTCTGGATTCTCACCATAGTCCTTACCTTACCAAATTTCATCTTCTGGACTACAATAAGGACTACGAATGGGGACACATACTGTATTTTCAACTTTGCATTCTGGGGTGACACTGCTGTAGAGAGGTTGAACGTGTTCATTACCATGGCCAAGGTCTTTCTGATCCTCCACTTCATTATTGGCTTCAGCGTGCCTATGTCCATCATCACAGTCTGCTATGGGATCATCGCTGCCAAAATtcacagaaaccacatgattaaaTCCAGCCGTCCCTTACGTGTCTTCGCTGCTGTGGTGGCTTCTTTCTTCATCTGTTGGTTCCCTTATGAACTAATTGGCATTCTAATGGCAGTCTGGCTCAAAGAGATGTTGTTAAATGGCAAATACAAAATCATTCTTGTCCTGATTAACCCAACAAGCTCCTTGGCCTTTTTTAACAGCTGCCTCAACCCAATTCTCTACGTCTTTATGGGTCGTAACTTCCAAGAAAGACTGATTCGCTCTTTGCCCACTAGTTTGGAGAGGGCCCTGACTGAGGTCCCTGACTCAGCCCAGACCAGCAAcacagacaccacttctgctTCACCTCCCGAGGAGACGGAGTTACAAGCAATGTGAGGTCGGGGATATTTTTGGGCTCTGTCTTTTTCTACCCTGCGTTAagcggaaaaaaaaaattctgacagtgtttttcttcctctttcataccaccaccaccaccacaatcatcaACATAAAGGAAGTCTGTACCAAATCTGTAGGGGGTTTTCCCCACAACCAAGCAatagacaccagctgggtgtcctacaattaaattccaacactatctacctggagctactgtcagatcccacaggtttaAGGGCTCATTCCCCAAGTCTGCTCCTCCAGTTGAGACACAAGTCACAAATCCAGGCTTCTGAAACTTCGGACCAACCAGCTTCAATCAGGGTTCCCACTACCCCCTCTTTGGGGGTAGAGTGGCTCATGGAACTcagagaaacatttattttggcttgctggtttattataaaagcaaggtttattataaaagatactacaaaggatacagatgaagaggcACATAGGGCAAGGTACAGGGTTCCATGCCCTCCCTGAGTGCATCACCCTCTGGGAACCTCCGTGTGTTCACGTCTCATGAAGCTCTCCAAATCcagtcctcttgggtttttatggaagcttcatgatgTCAGCATTCTTTCCTCCAGTGTATAGGATGGGACCCTCTCTGGGGAGGGTCTTAAGACCCACAATTAGAAAGGCGAGGGAAGATTAGAGTCCTGCTTTGGGGTagatgaaaggaaaggagagagattctgtttcctgaggctTAATAcacccaacattataacaaaGGACTGTAGCAAGGGCTATGGGAGTTCTGAAGCAGAAACCATGGGCTAAAACCAACATACATCTTAATACCAGATACCCTAATCCCAGTCCTAACTTCATTTAACCTTGGTCACATTGAGTCATTCCAGGATGAGTGGCTCAAGTGTTTCCTCAGGGAAAATACTTCTGTGCCCCCTGATTTGAGGGTAAGAAGTAGATAATGAGGCCACTGTGGGTGTTATTTTTTCATGTCTGGACCTCAGCCTATATCCTGAGACTAAGTGGAAGTGGGAAAAGAGTACAAGAGACAAAGTGGGGATATTTGTAAGGCTTAGATGAGATAGtgttcttttagaaaaaaactttatCTTACCATTAAGTAAAATGTTTGCCATAGGCTTTCTGgggctttctctttttaaagtcaGACTGTTGAAGGCTTCTTCTATTCTTATTTGTtaagagttttcttttattgtttaaatcatgaatgaatgttgaattttattaaatgcagtTTCTGTAAATATTAACGtgatcatattatttttattctttcatttacataattataaattagATTAAGTTTTCAATGTTAAGCTACCCTTGCATTTATGAAATAAACCACGCTTGCTCATGATGGTTTTTGAACATTTATAATCTGTCTCACAGATTTGTTTAGAATTTCTGTATTTATGTTTATGTAGAGATGGCTCTGTTATTTCACTTTTCTCTACTGTCCTTGTTAACTTTTACATAAAACTTACGTTTTCCTGAAAGGAGTTTGGAAGTGATTTTCTGATTCTATCCTCGGGTATTATATCTTTgtcaaacatttagaaaaatttgCTAGTGAAGCCAACTGGATCTTGGGTTTGCTTTTTGGGAAGGCTTTTAAATATAGGTTCGATTTCTTTAACAATTATTAGACCtggcagttttctttttcacattgttcactttTGGTAAACTGTGATTTTCAAATTCAAGGAATTTGGCCATTTCATCCCAATTACCAAACTTATGTAATCACCCAgtgggttcttcctgcctgctgcacagacaaaaccagTTTACTGAGACTGTagtattgcagtaaagaaagatgCAGTATTGCAGTAAACATGATGCTGGCCACATGGATGAACTGGAGTTATCAGTCAAATCAGTTTCCCTCAAGGCTGAGAGGTTATggtttttcaaagatagtttggtgggcaggagactagggaatgggtgctgctgactgGTTGGGAAGGCAATCATAGGAGAGTGGAAAGTGGTCCTCAAGCACTGAGTCTGCCTTGGAGTGAGGGGGTCACAGGACCACTTGAGTCATAAGTCATGAGCCCTGGTAAGGTCAGTCAGTTGCTAGAATGcaagtctgaaaaacatctcaaaagactAATCCTAGGTTCTACAATAGAGGTGTTACCTATAGAAGTGAttggggaagtcacaaatcttggTCTTTACTGCCCAGGTGTCTCTGGCCACATGACGTCTGGCAATAAAGGATTATAGAAACTATAAtcctacattttagcagaattcagactCCTTGAATAATCCTAATCTTAGGGCCTTTCATTACTTTTCAGTCTCAGAGCAAGAAGGGTGTTAGTTAGGGAAGGCCTACTATCATCCTTGCTTCcatgttaaactataaactaaattcttccCCGGTTATCTTAGCCTACAACCAGGAGTGAACAAAGACAGATAACCTTTGAGGCTAGAGGCAGGAAGGAGTCAGCCACGttagatttctctcactgtcaaAATTTTTGCAAATGTGGTTTCACTTATTGGCATGAGACAGTATAATAACTGTATGGTACTTGATATGTTTCTTTCAAGTAATGAGAATGTAAGCTATCTGAGGGCAGGTATTTTGGTCTATATTGTTTGCTGATGGATCCCAATCCCCTGCAAATAAGATAGTGTCTGATATGtgataggcactcaataaatgtttatggcaTTGATAAACAATAATATCACTTAATGTCCAGTCAAAATTATCTCCAGCCCTCATAATATGAATCAGGTCAGGTCTAGTAAATTCCCATCCTCATGTCCACAGTATTTGTAAATTCCCAGCTGGCTTACATTTTCATGAACATTTCTGATTTTGAGTTTCCGCTTAAGTAAACTACTCCAGTTAACCATTGCCTAAAGacttcatatttaaataaataactcatAACTCAGCCCTTTACCTTGCTTTCTGCACATAAACACTCAGAAATTGTCAATTCTGTATTGTGAACATACTTTCCTGATGCACTGGCAAAAGACACCACTCAACATGAATATCAGGCAATCCTGTTATCAATGTTCTCACTCACCCCACTGCTTTACTCAGTtaattttcttctcctcttcccttctgTCTCTCCTAAAGTTATTTGCATTTCCAAGGCAGAGCACTCTGCGCATTTCATTTGCACGTTTGACTCCTATAAATGCTTTAGAGTTCCCAGGAGGTGTTTATTCTTAAATGCCCAGCCAAGGTGTAGCCATAGAAAATAAGGaacaaggctgggcatgatggctgactccagtaatcccagcactttgggaggccgaggtgagtggatcatttgaggtcaagagttctagaccagcctggccaacatgttgaaacgctgtctgtactaaaaatacaaaaattatctgggcatggtggtgtgcacctataatcccagctacttggaagactgaggaaggagaattgtttgaacctgggaggcgaaggttgcaatgagctgagaatgtgccactgcactctagcctgggagacagagaaagattccatctcaaaaaaaaaaaggaaaagaaaaagaaaaagaaaataaaaaggcacaaGGACAAAACCTAGATAGGAGAGCCAGGGCTTCCAGATGGGCTAATTAAGAGACTTCCTCCACTGCCAGGACAGGGGATTCTTACTATTCCTTCCCACTGGCCTTGGTTAATTGCAGTAAAACAGTGTCTGCTACAtcctctccatttttcttttcctctttaggAGTTTTCATTGTGGAGTCTCAATTCCCATTGCATTATGATATATTGTGGGTTCAggaaactgagattttttttttaaaagttatgggACAGTTACCACAAAGAAATACTTCCCAATGTATGTCCATGTGGATGGCTCACTAACTTCCTGTATCAGGCCTGGTCGGTCTGGGACAGCACTACTGCTTCCTGGTTTTAGATTTTTTGTTGCTTTGTGCAACTTAGTACTGCTGTTGTCAGGTGTTGCCTTGGGGACTCTCCAGAAACTCTGGTGAATATAGACAGCTCTCTGAGCCTTCAGGCTCCCCTGCAGCTCCTGGAGGGCAGGTTTCATTGTAATGAGGATGTTTCGCTATGAACAGTAGTCACTCTTTCTCCAATCAGGCCCCTGGTGACAGGCCACTACTTGAGGGCACGTTGTCCCTTGAGCTATATATGCTGCTCTTGTTACATGGGGTCTTGGTAGTAGTCTGGCCTGTACTGGGTATAAGTTGCAAAGTCCTGGTCTCCAGCCAGAGTGagctggccagtatggtgaaactcTACGTCCATCTCTGCCAGGGTCCAACCTGGCCGAATGACAGATGAAAAATGCACTCTGAGACTGATATCCAGTGAAAAAGCAGGCTAGGGGACTGGGCAACTCACAGACACCGAGGAGGGAGCTGTAAAGAGTCAGTAGCCACGGCCCCGACAAGCTGGCACTGTGGGCATTTATTCagtacagatttaatgacaaaggcctGGAGTCAACACATCTTGTGGGTAATTAACATcgtcaccccccaccccccaagacAGCAGTCCTGTGCACAGATGATTAAAGACCAGGTTCCGAGGCCTAAGTAAACTAACTTATCTAGATCAATTCCTTTACACTTCCTTGTTATCCATTCTGAGAAAATtcagctgccttcagccaaatcCCCTTCTGAAGCTATGCAAATCCcaggccttccaagaaggtttgcgtCCTTTTCCTATAATTTATCTTACAATTTTTCCCACCATCCTGACCGATCTCCTACACATCTCACTGATGAGAGAGCCACAGGATACCAGGCTCCTGGGTAGCAGCAATTCCCTCATAGTGAAGTCAGAAAAGATGATAAAATGCTGGGCTTCAGTGTGTGGATAAAGGAGAGCCAGGATGAAAGGATCAAGTCACCTAAGCCTAACCTGTAATATGACAACTGCACGAGTCCCCTTGGCAATTTTCAAGAGCAAGTGCTGCTGAGGCCAGTGCCTCCTTGGTTGCTGCATTCCTTCCTGCTATCACTCCTTGTCCCCACTAGCCACTCAGAGGTCAAGTGGGGTACCTTCAAAAGGGAAACAACTGCCCACAAGGCCAGTGCAAATGGAGCTCACCCCCAGATGTTTTTAGTAACAATTTGTAAAGTCAAAACAACAGGGtgccaaacccaaggtcatctagattttctcctgttatcttctaggagttttataattttgtcttttacatgtaggtctgtgatccattttgagtccTATTTATCTGGTGGAAACCTGACTGACATAGCATATGCTtctagtgttaaaaaaaaaaaaaaacagaggaaagatGAAGCATTAACTAATATAAATTAGTAGAAATTGAgtggaagaaatgaaaatagtctctctctctgtctactttatcatgccattttctttttgtgtttttgccATCAGCATATACATCTGTTCTCTAATCTACtaactgaaaacataaaaagctTTTGTACCACACACGTCCTCCTGAACTTTACAACCAATTTCTCTGCTCTCCTTGACAGCAAACTCAAGGGTCACTTCCAgtttctttctctacttcctcatTTCACATTTTCTCCAGAACTCATTCTAAATGGGTTCATGTCCTGATTACTGCAGTGGGACTACTCTTATCAAGGACAACAGTGACATCCATTGCCATGTTACTGCACTGCAGGTTCAGACATTTGGTGCTTGCCTATGAATCCAGTGGAGTAAATCTAAGTCATATATGCTTATCTGATAATGATGGGAATCTTAGGCCCCTAAGCATATATGACTCAGTTGTCCAcacccttttattttaaaatatataattctctTGGTGACATCACGcttgtttggttttcttcctaCCTCAGTGATTTATCTTTCTCAATCTCCTTGACTGGctcttttctgacttttaaatgTTGGTGTACCCAAGGGCTCAATTCTAGACCCCCCTCATCTATTTGCATCAATGCAGTCATCCTAGGTAATGTGTTCCTATAActtgaaatcccatctgtacataAATGACTCCCCCTAAACATCCATCATAATCCACAACTTCTCTTCAGGACTCCAGACTGGTATCTACCTCCCTCCTCTGCATTTCCACTTGAAAACCTATGGGACATCATCAAAGTAAAACTATCAATTTGATTCCCCCTAAAACAGTTGCTTGCCAAATCTTCTACATTTCTTCCAAATTTAGGAAAAGTCATCACACTCTACCAAATGTCTTAAGTCCCAAATATAAGTAATTAttgattctttattttatttatttattttttatgagatggagtctcactctgttgtccaggctggagtgctgcggTGCGATCttcactcaccgcaacctctgcctcccaggttcaagcaattatcctgcctcagtctcctaagcaGTTGGGGTTACAAGGTTcatgccaccccgcctggctaatatttgtatttttagtagagatggggtttcaccatattggccaggctggtctcaaactcctgatctcaagtgatccacctgccttggcctcccaaagtgcaaggattacaatgagccactgcacctggcctattgaTTCTTTTAATCTAATCCATCACCATATCCCATTGACTCTGTCAAAAACGTGGACCAaatctgtgtgtttctttcctgtCCActaccacctgacttcaaaccatcaCCATCCGGACCACTACAATAGTTTCCTAATCTTTCTGCATTCACTCTTGCTCTACAGCAATCAGTTATTTACACAGCagccaaagtttttttttctaatataaacatgATCGTGCCCATCTCTTGATTAACACCCTCCAATAGCTTCCCATCATGCTAATAATAAAAACATCTGAATCCGCTATCTGACTCCCAAAGCCTCATATTATCTGGCTTTTGCCTGTCCTTCTGATGGTCTTCCTCAACAGTTTTTCTTTCATCGATTATGATGTTAGTAATTACACTAGTaatatctttatttctcaaaCATACCAAATCATTCTTGTCTCAGAATCTTTGTAGTAACTGTTGTCCTGCTTGGAATATTCTTCCTCTTGAACTTTCATGTGACCAGTTCATGTAATTCTAATCTCAGCTTAAACATAACCTcctcagaatatttttttctgagtccCTAAGATAACGTAGCCTCTCAGGCTCTCTCCAGTctagttcagcaaatattttagtTCTTTTCATAGCACTTGTTGTAGCTTTCTGTCAATCACAAAATCACCTCCCTTCTCTCATTCTTTGCTGGTCTGAGAGCCTTTGATGCCtctgtttttcttcatctattgtaGC from Pan paniscus chromosome 20, NHGRI_mPanPan1-v2.0_pri, whole genome shotgun sequence encodes the following:
- the FPR3 gene encoding N-formyl peptide receptor 3 — its product is METNFSIPLNETEEVLPEPAGHTVLWIFSLLVHGVTFVFGVLGNGLVIWVAGFRMTRTVNTICYLNLALADFSFSAILPFRMVSVAMREKWPFGSFLCKLVHVMIDINLFVSVYLITIIALDRCICVLHPAWAQNHRTMSLAKRVMTGLWILTIVLTLPNFIFWTTIRTTNGDTYCIFNFAFWGDTAVERLNVFITMAKVFLILHFIIGFSVPMSIITVCYGIIAAKIHRNHMIKSSRPLRVFAAVVASFFICWFPYELIGILMAVWLKEMLLNGKYKIILVLINPTSSLAFFNSCLNPILYVFMGRNFQERLIRSLPTSLERALTEVPDSAQTSNTDTTSASPPEETELQAM